The genome window TCGGCGCATAGCCATACAGACTGCGACGCCCCACCGCAACTGTCGCGCTTGACAAAGCGCCTGCGACCATCGACCAAACCAGAACCAAGCGAAAGGGACCACACGATGAGCGCCGCACAGTCTTCGAAGGGCACCACCACCGGCACGGTCGACGATGCCGAGGTCGCCCGATTTTCCGCGCTTGCGGCGGAATGGTGGAACCCGGCCGGCAAGTTCCGCCCGCTGCACAAGTTCAACCCCGTCCGCCTCACCTACATCAAGGAGCAGGTCTCGGCCCGGTTCGGCTGCGACGACCGCGCGGCGGACGCCTTCAAGGGCCTGACATTTCTCGATATCGGCTGCGGCGGTGGGCTTTTGTGCGAACCCATGGCCCGTCTCGGCGCGCATGTCGTCGGCGCCGATGCCTCCGCCACCAACATCGAGGTCGCAAAGCTTCATGCCGAAAGCTCAGGCCTTCAGATCGACTACCGCGCCACCACGGCGGAGGATCTCGCCGCCGCCGGTGAAAAATACGACGTCGTGCTCAACATGGAGGTCGTCGAACACGTCTCCGACGTGCCGCTGTACCTCGACGCCTGCGCGCAACTGGTGAAGCCCGGCGGGCTGATGTTCATGGCGACCATCAACCGCACGCTGAAAGCCTATGCGCTCGCGATCGTTGGCGCCGAATACGTCCTGCGCTGGCTGCCCAAGGGCACCCACAGCTACGAGAAGCTGGTGAAGCCGGACGAACTGGAAGGCCCGCTGACGGCCGCCGGCCTGACCGTGCGCGATCGCTGCGGCGTCACCTTCAATCCGCTCGCCGACACATGGAACCGCTCTGCCGACATGGACGTGAACTACATGATGCTGTTTTCGCGCGATGCGGACCAGGCGGCGTGAGACCGGAATGAGCGATACGCCACTTGTCCTCGTCCCCGGGCTGTTGTGCACCCGGGCGCTGTTCCAACCGCAGATCGAGGCGGTCGCGGGACGGGCGGTGATGATCGCCGACCACCAAACGGACACAACGCTCGACGCGATCGCCGACCGGCTCTTGGAGATGGCACCGGAGCGCTTCGCCCTCGCCGGACTGTCGATGGGCGGCTATGTAGCGATGGCGGTGATGCGCAAGGCGCCGCAACGGGTCACGCGGCTAATGCTGCTCGACACCACCGCGCGCCCAGATGCGCCGGAACAGACCCAAAACCGCCGCCGCCAGA of Stappia sp. ES.058 contains these proteins:
- the ubiG gene encoding bifunctional 2-polyprenyl-6-hydroxyphenol methylase/3-demethylubiquinol 3-O-methyltransferase UbiG, yielding MSAAQSSKGTTTGTVDDAEVARFSALAAEWWNPAGKFRPLHKFNPVRLTYIKEQVSARFGCDDRAADAFKGLTFLDIGCGGGLLCEPMARLGAHVVGADASATNIEVAKLHAESSGLQIDYRATTAEDLAAAGEKYDVVLNMEVVEHVSDVPLYLDACAQLVKPGGLMFMATINRTLKAYALAIVGAEYVLRWLPKGTHSYEKLVKPDELEGPLTAAGLTVRDRCGVTFNPLADTWNRSADMDVNYMMLFSRDADQAA